One part of the Hydrogenobacter sp. T-2 genome encodes these proteins:
- a CDS encoding lytic transglycosylase domain-containing protein, whose amino-acid sequence MSFVQKGSFYFTEEEERFIREEARALGIPIPDREEIKRFIDYYLSNKRSFELTLQRANYYMPLIKPIVQKHGLPEELALLPVIESAFNNFAVSRSGAAGLWQFIPSTARRYGLRVDQFVDERFDVLKATDAAMRYLKDLYGMFGNWELALASYNCGEGCVARRTGGVDFWATQRFLPEETRNYVPAFFAVLLLARDPEKYGLSVRVEGLSVDRRLVERDTLVEEILTEKNLRVSTFRDLNPHIRSEVIPAGTYVYIPREHNMEERVERLPNGAKLIIRE is encoded by the coding sequence GTGAGTTTTGTACAAAAAGGAAGTTTTTACTTTACAGAGGAGGAAGAAAGGTTCATAAGGGAAGAGGCAAGAGCTCTTGGTATACCCATACCGGATAGAGAAGAGATAAAGAGGTTTATAGATTACTACCTTAGCAATAAAAGGTCTTTTGAGCTCACCCTGCAAAGGGCAAACTACTACATGCCTTTAATAAAACCCATAGTGCAAAAACATGGTCTTCCTGAAGAGCTTGCATTATTGCCTGTTATAGAGAGTGCCTTTAACAACTTCGCAGTTTCAAGGTCTGGTGCAGCAGGGCTTTGGCAGTTTATTCCCTCTACCGCAAGACGGTATGGGCTAAGAGTTGACCAGTTTGTGGATGAGAGGTTTGATGTCCTTAAGGCTACAGATGCAGCTATGAGGTATCTAAAAGACCTATACGGCATGTTTGGAAACTGGGAGCTTGCCCTTGCCAGCTATAATTGTGGTGAGGGTTGTGTGGCAAGGAGGACAGGTGGTGTAGATTTTTGGGCAACGCAAAGGTTCTTGCCAGAGGAAACAAGAAACTATGTTCCTGCCTTTTTTGCTGTATTACTTCTTGCAAGAGACCCTGAGAAATATGGCCTGTCTGTTAGGGTTGAGGGTTTAAGTGTGGACAGAAGGCTTGTGGAAAGGGATACGTTGGTTGAGGAGATACTCACAGAAAAAAACTTAAGAGTAAGCACCTTTAGAGACCTAAACCCTCACATAAGAAGTGAAGTCATACCTGCAGGGACATATGTATACATACCAAGAGAGCATAACATGGAAGAGAGGGTTGAAAGACTTCCAAACGGTGCAAAACTTATAATAAGGGAATGA
- the rlmN gene encoding 23S rRNA (adenine(2503)-C(2))-methyltransferase RlmN, translating into MRVLTSFNLTELRDIFKELGLEPYRTGQVLDWVYKKFETDFQNMTNLSKTHRSMLSEHFKVHTLELVSKVPAEDSVKYIFRTEDGHLIETVLIFERDHLTLCVSSQVGCAVGCKFCATAKDGLLRNLTTSEIIDQYLLVQKEAPNRIRNVVFMGMGEPLANYEAVRKAVEIMVSSWGIDLSKRRVSISTSGLVAQIRRMAQDPLMKELNLAVSINAPSQALRETLMPISKTNNLEEILQALIEFPYPPDRRIMLEYVLIKDLNDSPKQAQALAKLIAPYRRKFKVNLIPYNPDPSIPFERPSMEGVYAFQEVLRKYNISTFIRLSKGIEVFGACGQLRSKRLELMVK; encoded by the coding sequence ATGCGTGTGCTTACCTCTTTTAATCTAACGGAGCTAAGGGATATCTTTAAGGAGCTTGGACTTGAACCATACAGAACAGGTCAGGTCCTTGACTGGGTTTACAAAAAGTTTGAAACAGACTTCCAAAATATGACAAACCTATCAAAGACACACAGGAGCATGCTTTCTGAGCATTTTAAAGTGCATACCCTTGAGCTTGTCAGTAAAGTGCCTGCGGAAGACTCGGTAAAGTATATATTCAGGACTGAGGATGGTCATCTCATAGAAACGGTTCTTATATTTGAAAGAGACCATTTAACGCTGTGTGTATCCTCTCAAGTTGGTTGCGCGGTGGGTTGCAAGTTCTGTGCCACTGCAAAAGATGGACTTTTGAGAAACCTAACAACCTCTGAGATAATTGACCAGTATCTCCTTGTGCAGAAAGAGGCACCAAACAGGATAAGGAACGTGGTCTTTATGGGTATGGGTGAGCCTTTGGCAAACTACGAAGCGGTCAGGAAAGCTGTGGAGATAATGGTAAGCTCCTGGGGCATAGACCTCTCTAAGAGAAGGGTGAGCATATCTACGAGCGGTCTTGTAGCTCAGATAAGAAGAATGGCACAGGACCCCCTCATGAAAGAGCTAAACCTTGCGGTCTCCATAAACGCACCCTCTCAAGCTCTTAGAGAAACCCTCATGCCCATAAGCAAAACCAACAACCTTGAGGAAATACTTCAGGCTCTTATAGAATTCCCTTATCCACCAGACAGAAGAATAATGCTTGAGTATGTTTTGATAAAAGACCTCAATGACTCACCCAAACAGGCACAAGCCTTAGCCAAACTCATAGCTCCCTATAGAAGGAAATTTAAGGTAAACCTAATCCCCTACAACCCAGACCCCTCTATCCCCTTTGAAAGACCATCCATGGAGGGTGTATACGCTTTTCAAGAAGTGCTAAGGAAATACAACATATCCACCTTTATAAGACTGAGCAAGGGTATTGAGGTTTTCGGAGCTTGTGGACAACTAAGGAGCAAAAGGCTTGAGCTTATGGTAAAATAA
- the lepB gene encoding signal peptidase I, with protein sequence MQAVPKWLRELIVVIIVVLFIRAFLLQAYNIPSGSMKPTLLVGDFILVNKLVYKISEPQRGDIVVFKWPINPQIDFIKRIIGMPGDTLEIKGESVSINGQELPLRFVGEVLEDGNLKLIYEETLPNGVKHKIALYQSPFIQRKDVYYAKIPEGYYFVMGDNRDNSEDSRYWGLLPRENIVGKAFVIYFSGDIPPLDSTDVSIFTGFKQLFLALLNPRFERIGKPLIW encoded by the coding sequence GTGCAGGCAGTTCCTAAATGGCTCAGGGAGCTTATAGTAGTTATAATAGTGGTTCTATTTATTAGGGCTTTTCTCCTACAAGCTTACAACATACCTTCAGGCTCTATGAAGCCCACCCTTCTCGTAGGCGACTTTATACTTGTAAACAAGCTCGTTTACAAGATTTCTGAGCCCCAGAGAGGGGATATAGTAGTTTTCAAGTGGCCCATAAACCCGCAGATAGACTTCATAAAGAGGATAATAGGTATGCCCGGAGATACTCTCGAGATAAAGGGTGAAAGTGTATCTATAAATGGTCAAGAATTGCCCTTGAGATTTGTGGGAGAGGTTTTGGAGGATGGAAACCTAAAGCTTATCTACGAAGAAACACTTCCCAATGGGGTGAAGCACAAAATAGCTCTATACCAAAGCCCTTTTATACAAAGAAAAGACGTTTATTATGCTAAGATACCTGAAGGGTACTACTTTGTGATGGGAGATAACAGAGACAATAGTGAGGACAGCAGATACTGGGGGCTTTTGCCAAGGGAAAATATAGTGGGGAAGGCTTTTGTGATTTACTTTTCTGGAGATATACCTCCCCTTGACAGCACAGATGTAAGTATATTTACTGGTTTTAAACAACTCTTCCTCGCCCTGCTGAACCCAAGATTTGAAAGAATAGGCAAGCCACTTATATGGTGA
- a CDS encoding TlyA family RNA methyltransferase translates to MRLDQYLVEKCYVSSREKAQAIIMAGLVYVDGKPITKPGTKIKEGQTIELKEPPKYVSRGGYKLEWAIQRFGLDVKDLIALDVGSSTGGFTQCLLMHGAKKVYAVDVGKGQMDPKLRSDPRVVLYEKTDARELTDKHVPESVDLIVMDVSFISTTKLIPHVIKFLKEEGVLLVLVKPQFEVGPEKARKGIVREEEEKKKAVLKVADFLISLGFNIAGVVKSKPKGAKGNEEFFLLSGKHLKALENMEEVVEGALKEVV, encoded by the coding sequence TTGAGGCTTGACCAGTATCTGGTTGAGAAGTGCTATGTCTCCAGTAGAGAAAAAGCTCAAGCCATAATAATGGCGGGGCTTGTGTATGTGGACGGTAAACCTATTACAAAGCCAGGGACGAAGATAAAAGAAGGGCAGACTATAGAGCTCAAAGAACCTCCTAAGTATGTATCCAGAGGTGGTTATAAGTTAGAGTGGGCTATCCAAAGGTTCGGGCTTGATGTAAAAGACCTGATAGCACTTGATGTTGGTTCTTCTACCGGTGGTTTTACCCAGTGTCTTCTTATGCATGGTGCAAAAAAGGTGTATGCGGTGGACGTGGGAAAGGGTCAAATGGACCCAAAGCTAAGATCAGACCCAAGAGTAGTGCTTTATGAGAAAACGGATGCAAGAGAGCTTACAGACAAGCATGTACCAGAGTCTGTAGACCTCATAGTGATGGATGTCTCCTTCATATCAACAACAAAGTTAATTCCCCACGTGATAAAATTCCTAAAGGAGGAAGGAGTTTTGTTAGTGTTAGTAAAGCCACAGTTTGAAGTTGGTCCTGAGAAAGCAAGAAAAGGAATAGTTAGAGAAGAAGAGGAGAAAAAAAAGGCCGTGCTAAAGGTTGCAGACTTCTTAATTTCCTTGGGTTTTAATATAGCTGGGGTAGTAAAGTCAAAACCAAAGGGAGCGAAAGGCAACGAAGAGTTTTTTCTCCTCTCGGGCAAGCACCTAAAAGCCTTAGAAAACATGGAGGAGGTTGTAGAAGGTGCACTCAAGGAAGTTGTTTGA
- a CDS encoding YggT family protein, translating into MIKGILSLLINLLILLIFIHAIGSWIPKVRESKLYEVLDSLISPILNPIRRVLPSTGGFDFSPLVLLFILYLIKHLLRL; encoded by the coding sequence ATGATAAAGGGAATTTTATCGCTCCTCATAAACCTACTTATACTCCTGATTTTTATACATGCAATAGGTTCATGGATACCCAAGGTTAGAGAAAGCAAGTTATACGAAGTATTAGACAGCCTTATATCGCCCATTCTTAACCCTATAAGGAGGGTTCTTCCGTCAACTGGAGGGTTTGACTTCTCTCCTCTCGTCCTTCTTTTTATACTCTACCTCATAAAGCATCTTCTTAGACTTTGA
- the rplQ gene encoding 50S ribosomal protein L17, whose amino-acid sequence MRHRVKKKHFDRTKEQRLALYRSLARALIMEERIETSLQKAKAVRPFVEKLINLGKKGDLSSRRLALSLLPDRRVVKRLFEDVAPRFENRNGGYTRIIRLPERRKGDGCELAILELVE is encoded by the coding sequence ATGAGGCACAGGGTAAAGAAAAAACACTTTGATAGAACAAAAGAGCAAAGGCTTGCACTTTATAGGTCTCTTGCAAGAGCACTCATAATGGAAGAAAGAATAGAGACCTCACTTCAGAAGGCTAAGGCGGTAAGACCGTTTGTGGAAAAGCTTATAAACCTCGGCAAGAAGGGAGACCTATCTTCTAGAAGGCTTGCCCTTTCTCTCCTGCCTGACAGAAGAGTAGTTAAAAGGCTCTTTGAGGATGTGGCTCCAAGGTTTGAAAACAGGAACGGAGGTTACACAAGGATAATAAGACTGCCTGAAAGAAGAAAAGGCGACGGGTGCGAGCTTGCTATCCTTGAGCTTGTAGAATGA
- a CDS encoding DNA-directed RNA polymerase subunit alpha, whose product MLREFLFPSKVYWEERTKTYGRFVAEPLERGFGITIGNSLRRTLLSSIQGVALTAVKIYGVYHEFSSIEGVQEDTLEIIANLKRVRFKLHESDVEVLYLKKRGEGAVYARDISLPPSVEIVNPDQKILTITSPDKEINIELRIERGFGYVPTEEMEVLGEVGWILVDADFSPVRQVAFRVEKTRVEKRSDYDRLIMEVYTDGTRTPDEIIKEAVGLIVKNFTLLENISFEVPVVEEPVGMVEEFVEKLSLPIEELDVSQRALNSIKRMGISTIGDLVRLTEEDLKGTKNVGRKAINEIKEALKQMGLHLGMDMESRR is encoded by the coding sequence ATGCTTAGAGAATTTCTTTTTCCTTCAAAGGTCTACTGGGAAGAAAGAACAAAGACCTACGGTCGTTTTGTTGCAGAGCCCTTAGAAAGAGGGTTTGGTATAACTATAGGAAATTCTCTTAGAAGGACACTGCTTTCTTCCATACAAGGGGTTGCCCTAACTGCTGTAAAGATATACGGTGTTTATCATGAGTTTTCCTCTATTGAGGGCGTTCAGGAAGATACCCTTGAAATCATAGCAAACCTTAAAAGGGTGAGGTTTAAACTCCACGAGTCTGATGTGGAAGTTCTTTACTTGAAAAAAAGGGGAGAGGGTGCAGTTTACGCAAGGGATATAAGCCTTCCTCCCAGTGTAGAGATAGTAAACCCTGACCAAAAGATACTCACTATAACAAGCCCGGATAAGGAGATAAACATAGAGCTAAGGATAGAAAGAGGTTTTGGTTATGTGCCTACTGAGGAAATGGAGGTTCTCGGAGAGGTTGGATGGATACTGGTGGATGCGGACTTTTCACCAGTTCGCCAAGTTGCCTTTAGGGTGGAAAAAACAAGAGTAGAAAAAAGGAGCGACTACGATAGGCTTATAATGGAAGTTTACACAGATGGCACAAGAACACCTGACGAGATTATAAAGGAAGCGGTAGGTCTAATAGTGAAAAACTTCACACTTCTTGAAAACATATCCTTTGAAGTGCCAGTTGTAGAAGAGCCTGTTGGCATGGTAGAGGAGTTTGTAGAGAAGCTCAGTCTTCCTATAGAAGAGCTCGACGTTTCCCAAAGGGCACTCAATTCTATAAAGAGGATGGGTATATCCACCATAGGAGACTTGGTAAGGCTCACAGAGGAAGACCTAAAGGGGACAAAGAACGTGGGCAGGAAGGCGATAAACGAGATTAAAGAAGCCCTCAAACAGATGGGACTTCATTTAGGCATGGACATGGAAAGTAGGAGGTAA